A DNA window from Ctenopharyngodon idella isolate HZGC_01 chromosome 10, HZGC01, whole genome shotgun sequence contains the following coding sequences:
- the LOC127520418 gene encoding ubiquinol-cytochrome-c reductase complex assembly factor 3, which translates to MSSMRTMLTSIGLVGVVCVGYGMWAIISPGEERKREMLKNLPEANPVRMEESRKRNALMMQVLKDAAETNDNIARGYGSQK; encoded by the exons ATGAGCAGCATGAGGACCATGTTGACCTCGATCGGGCTGGTCGGGGTCGTCTGTGTCGGCTACGGAATGTGGGCCATAATTTCACCTGGAGAGGAGAGGAAAAGGGAAATGTTGAAG AATCTGCCCGAGGCCAATCCCGTCCGAATGGAGGAGAGCAGGAAGAGAAATGCCCTCATGATGCAGGTTCTGAAAGATGCTGCAGAGACCAATGATAACATCGCACGTGGATATGGGAGCCAGAAGTGA
- the LOC127520750 gene encoding keratin, type I cytoskeletal 9-like isoform X4 produces MGSGVQELTGTDSDRDITPPFRKARPRGVNGTDREGGWVHWRPVGRRERGLQCRSRNSGSHGGSGATGSHGGSGATGSHGGSGATGSHGGSGATGSHGGSGATGSHGGSGATGSHGGSGATGSHGGSGATGSHGGSGATGSHGGSGATGSHGGSGGLGDHGRSSGLGDHGRSGSVAGHSSSQAVEGRGRVRSPPASSPPSGIWPPPKKFLGNSTEAVAVSWVRSSGGAGRARSSGGAGRARSSGGAGRARSSGGAGRARSSGGAGRARSSGGAGRARSSGGAGRARSSVPASVAVSGRADCSGTAAGCSGTAAGCSGTASGPTAGSGKASGP; encoded by the exons atgggaagtggagtccaggaactgacaggaacagacagtgatcgtgacataacgccccccttccggaaggcgcgtcctcgcggcgtaaatggcacagatagggagggggggtgggtacattggagacctgttggcagacgggaacggggtctccaatgcaggtccaggaactcgggcagccacggcgggtcaggtgccacgggcagccacggcgggtcaggtgccacgggcagccacggcgggtcaggtgccacgggcagccacggcgggtcaggtgccacgggcagccacggcgggtcaggtgccacgggcagccacggcgggtcaggtgccacgggcagccacggcgggtcaggtgccacgggcagccacggcgggtcaggtgccacgggcagccacggcgggtcaggtgccacgggcagccacggcgggtcaggtgccacgggcagccacggcgggtcag gtggcttgggcgaccacggcaggtcaagtggcttgggcgaccacggcaggtcagggtccgtagctggccacagcagttcacaggcggttgaaggccgtgggcgtgtaaggtccccacccgcaagctccccaccctcaggtatatggccccctcccaaaaagttcttggggaattcaacggaggccgtggcggtttcgtgggtaaggagctcgggtggcgccggcagggcgaggagctcgggtggcgccggcagggcgaggagctcgggtggcgccggcagggcgaggagctcgggtggcgccggcagggcgaggagctcgggtggcgccggcagggcgaggagctcgggtggcgccggcagggcgaggagctcgggtggcgccggcagggcgaggagctcggtgCCGGCCTCCGTGGCtgtatcaggaagagcggattgctctgggacggcagcgggctgctctgggacggcagcgggctgctctgggacggcctccgggcctacagcgggctctgggaaggcctccgggccttga
- the LOC127520750 gene encoding uncharacterized PE-PGRS family protein PE_PGRS54-like isoform X3 has protein sequence MGSGVQELTGTDSDRDITPPFRKARPRGVNGTDREGGWVHWRPVGRRERGLQCRSRNSGSHGGSGATGSHGGSGATGSHGGSGATGSHGGSGATGSHGGSGATGSHGGSGATGSHGGSGATGSHGGSGATGSHGGSGATGSHGGSGATGSHGGSGATGSHGGSGGLGDHGRSSGLGDHGRSGSVAGHSSSQAVEGRGRVRSPPASSPPSGIWPPPKKFLGNSTEAVAVSWVRSSGGAGRARSSGGAGRARSSGGAGRARSSGGAGRARSSGGAGRARSSGGAGRARSSGGAGRARSSVPASVAVSGRADCSGTAAGCSGTAAGCSGTASGPTAGSGKASGP, from the exons atgggaagtggagtccaggaactgacaggaacagacagtgatcgtgacataacgccccccttccggaaggcgcgtcctcgcggcgtaaatggcacagatagggagggggggtgggtacattggagacctgttggcagacgggaacggggtctccaatgcaggtccaggaactcgggcagccacggcgggtcaggtgccacgggcagccacggcgggtcaggtgccacgggcagccacggcgggtcaggtgccacgggcagccacggcgggtcaggtgccacgggcagccacggcgggtcaggtgccacgggcagccacggcgggtcaggtgccacgggcagccacggcgggtcaggtgccacgggcagccacggcgggtcaggtgccacgggcagccacggcgggtcaggtgccacgggcagccacggcgggtcaggtgccacgggcagccacggcgggtcaggtgccacgggcagccacggcgggtcag gtggcttgggcgaccacggcaggtcaagtggcttgggcgaccacggcaggtcagggtccgtagctggccacagcagttcacaggcggttgaaggccgtgggcgtgtaaggtccccacccgcaagctccccaccctcaggtatatggccccctcccaaaaagttcttggggaattcaacggaggccgtggcggtttcgtgggtaaggagctcgggtggcgccggcagggcgaggagctcgggtggcgccggcagggcgaggagctcgggtggcgccggcagggcgaggagctcgggtggcgccggcagggcgaggagctcgggtggcgccggcagggcgaggagctcgggtggcgccggcagggcgaggagctcgggtggcgccggcagggcgaggagctcggtgCCGGCCTCCGTGGCtgtatcaggaagagcggattgctctgggacggcagcgggctgctctgggacggcagcgggctgctctgggacggcctccgggcctacagcgggctctgggaaggcctccgggccttga
- the LOC127520750 gene encoding keratin, type I cytoskeletal 9-like isoform X6: MGSGVQELTGTDSDRDITPPFRKARPRGVNGTDREGGWVHWRPVGRRERGLQCRSRNSGSHGGSGATGSHGGSGATGSHGGSGATGSHGGSGATGSHGGSGATGSHGGSGATGSHGGSGATGSHGGSGATGSHGGSGGLGDHGRSSGLGDHGRSGSVAGHSSSQAVEGRGRVRSPPASSPPSGIWPPPKKFLGNSTEAVAVSWVRSSGGAGRARSSGGAGRARSSGGAGRARSSGGAGRARSSGGAGRARSSGGAGRARSSGGAGRARSSVPASVAVSGRADCSGTAAGCSGTAAGCSGTASGPTAGSGKASGP, from the exons atgggaagtggagtccaggaactgacaggaacagacagtgatcgtgacataacgccccccttccggaaggcgcgtcctcgcggcgtaaatggcacagatagggagggggggtgggtacattggagacctgttggcagacgggaacggggtctccaatgcaggtccaggaactcgggcagccacggcgggtcaggtgccacgggcagccacggcgggtcaggtgccacgggcagccacggcgggtcaggtgccacgggcagccacggcgggtcaggtgccacgggcagccacggcgggtcaggtgccacgggcagccacggcgggtcaggtgccacgggcagccacggcgggtcaggtgccacgggcagccacggcgggtcaggtgccacgggcagccacggcgggtcag gtggcttgggcgaccacggcaggtcaagtggcttgggcgaccacggcaggtcagggtccgtagctggccacagcagttcacaggcggttgaaggccgtgggcgtgtaaggtccccacccgcaagctccccaccctcaggtatatggccccctcccaaaaagttcttggggaattcaacggaggccgtggcggtttcgtgggtaaggagctcgggtggcgccggcagggcgaggagctcgggtggcgccggcagggcgaggagctcgggtggcgccggcagggcgaggagctcgggtggcgccggcagggcgaggagctcgggtggcgccggcagggcgaggagctcgggtggcgccggcagggcgaggagctcgggtggcgccggcagggcgaggagctcggtgCCGGCCTCCGTGGCtgtatcaggaagagcggattgctctgggacggcagcgggctgctctgggacggcagcgggctgctctgggacggcctccgggcctacagcgggctctgggaaggcctccgggccttga
- the LOC127520750 gene encoding PE-PGRS family protein PE_PGRS5-like isoform X7 yields the protein MGSGVQELTGTDSDRDITPPFRKARPRGVNGTDREGGWVHWRPVGRRERGLQCRSRNSGSHGGSGATGSHGGSGATGSHGGSGATGSHGGSGATGSHGGSGATGSHGGSGATGSHGGSGATGSHGGSGGLGDHGRSSGLGDHGRSGSVAGHSSSQAVEGRGRVRSPPASSPPSGIWPPPKKFLGNSTEAVAVSWVRSSGGAGRARSSGGAGRARSSGGAGRARSSGGAGRARSSGGAGRARSSGGAGRARSSGGAGRARSSVPASVAVSGRADCSGTAAGCSGTAAGCSGTASGPTAGSGKASGP from the exons atgggaagtggagtccaggaactgacaggaacagacagtgatcgtgacataacgccccccttccggaaggcgcgtcctcgcggcgtaaatggcacagatagggagggggggtgggtacattggagacctgttggcagacgggaacggggtctccaatgcaggtccaggaactcgggcagccacggcgggtcaggtgccacgggcagccacggcgggtcaggtgccacgggcagccacggcgggtcaggtgccacgggcagccacggcgggtcaggtgccacgggcagccacggcgggtcaggtgccacgggcagccacggcgggtcaggtgccacgggcagccacggcgggtcaggtgccacgggcagccacggcgggtcag gtggcttgggcgaccacggcaggtcaagtggcttgggcgaccacggcaggtcagggtccgtagctggccacagcagttcacaggcggttgaaggccgtgggcgtgtaaggtccccacccgcaagctccccaccctcaggtatatggccccctcccaaaaagttcttggggaattcaacggaggccgtggcggtttcgtgggtaaggagctcgggtggcgccggcagggcgaggagctcgggtggcgccggcagggcgaggagctcgggtggcgccggcagggcgaggagctcgggtggcgccggcagggcgaggagctcgggtggcgccggcagggcgaggagctcgggtggcgccggcagggcgaggagctcgggtggcgccggcagggcgaggagctcggtgCCGGCCTCCGTGGCtgtatcaggaagagcggattgctctgggacggcagcgggctgctctgggacggcagcgggctgctctgggacggcctccgggcctacagcgggctctgggaaggcctccgggccttga
- the LOC127520750 gene encoding PE-PGRS family protein PE_PGRS5-like isoform X5, which translates to MGSGVQELTGTDSDRDITPPFRKARPRGVNGTDREGGWVHWRPVGRRERGLQCRSRNSGSHGGSGATGSHGGSGATGSHGGSGATGSHGGSGATGSHGGSGATGSHGGSGATGSHGGSGATGSHGGSGATGSHGGSGATGSHGGSGGLGDHGRSSGLGDHGRSGSVAGHSSSQAVEGRGRVRSPPASSPPSGIWPPPKKFLGNSTEAVAVSWVRSSGGAGRARSSGGAGRARSSGGAGRARSSGGAGRARSSGGAGRARSSGGAGRARSSGGAGRARSSVPASVAVSGRADCSGTAAGCSGTAAGCSGTASGPTAGSGKASGP; encoded by the exons atgggaagtggagtccaggaactgacaggaacagacagtgatcgtgacataacgccccccttccggaaggcgcgtcctcgcggcgtaaatggcacagatagggagggggggtgggtacattggagacctgttggcagacgggaacggggtctccaatgcaggtccaggaactcgggcagccacggcgggtcaggtgccacgggcagccacggcgggtcaggtgccacgggcagccacggcgggtcaggtgccacgggcagccacggcgggtcaggtgccacgggcagccacggcgggtcaggtgccacgggcagccacggcgggtcaggtgccacgggcagccacggcgggtcaggtgccacgggcagccacggcgggtcaggtgccacgggcagccacggcgggtcaggtgccacgggcagccacggcgggtcag gtggcttgggcgaccacggcaggtcaagtggcttgggcgaccacggcaggtcagggtccgtagctggccacagcagttcacaggcggttgaaggccgtgggcgtgtaaggtccccacccgcaagctccccaccctcaggtatatggccccctcccaaaaagttcttggggaattcaacggaggccgtggcggtttcgtgggtaaggagctcgggtggcgccggcagggcgaggagctcgggtggcgccggcagggcgaggagctcgggtggcgccggcagggcgaggagctcgggtggcgccggcagggcgaggagctcgggtggcgccggcagggcgaggagctcgggtggcgccggcagggcgaggagctcgggtggcgccggcagggcgaggagctcggtgCCGGCCTCCGTGGCtgtatcaggaagagcggattgctctgggacggcagcgggctgctctgggacggcagcgggctgctctgggacggcctccgggcctacagcgggctctgggaaggcctccgggccttga
- the LOC127520750 gene encoding PE-PGRS family protein PE_PGRS16-like isoform X1 — MGSGVQELTGTDSDRDITPPFRKARPRGVNGTDREGGWVHWRPVGRRERGLQCRSRNSGSHGGSGATGSHGGSGATGSHGGSGATGSHGGSGATGSHGGSGATGSHGGSGATGSHGGSGATGSHGGSGATGSHGGSGATGSHGGSGATGSHGGSGATGSHGGSGATGSHGGSGATGSHGGSGGLGDHGGSGSVAGHSSSQAVEGRGRVRSPPASSPPSGIWPPPKKFLGNSTEAVAVSWVRSSGGAGRARSSGGAGRARSSGGAGRARSSGGAGRARSSGGAGRARSSGGAGRARSSGGAGRARSSVPASVAVSGRADCSGTAAGCSGTAAGCSGTASGPTAGSGKASGP, encoded by the exons atgggaagtggagtccaggaactgacaggaacagacagtgatcgtgacataacgccccccttccggaaggcgcgtcctcgcggcgtaaatggcacagatagggagggggggtgggtacattggagacctgttggcagacgggaacggggtctccaatgcaggtccaggaactcgggcagccacggcgggtcaggtgccacgggcagccacggcgggtcaggtgccacgggcagccacggcgggtcaggtgccacgggcagccacggcgggtcaggtgccacgggcagccacggcgggtcaggtgccacgggcagccacggcgggtcaggtgccacgggcagccacggcgggtcaggtgccacgggcagccacggcgggtcaggtgccacgggcagccacggcgggtcaggtgccacgggcagccacggcgggtcaggtgccacgggcagccacggcgggtcaggtgccacgggcagccacggcgggtcaggtgccacgggcagccacggcgggtcaggtgccacgggcagccacggcgggtcaggtggcttgggcgaccacggcgggtcag ggtccgtagctggccacagcagttcacaggcggttgaaggccgtgggcgtgtaaggtccccacccgcaagctccccaccctcaggtatatggccccctcccaaaaagttcttggggaattcaacggaggccgtggcggtttcgtgggtaaggagctcgggtggcgccggcagggcgaggagctcgggtggcgccggcagggcgaggagctcgggtggcgccggcagggcgaggagctcgggtggcgccggcagggcgaggagctcgggtggcgccggcagggcgaggagctcgggtggcgccggcagggcgaggagctcgggtggcgccggcagggcgaggagctcggtgCCGGCCTCCGTGGCtgtatcaggaagagcggattgctctgggacggcagcgggctgctctgggacggcagcgggctgctctgggacggcctccgggcctacagcgggctctgggaaggcctccgggccttga
- the LOC127520750 gene encoding PE-PGRS family protein PE_PGRS16-like isoform X2, whose amino-acid sequence MGSGVQELTGTDSDRDITPPFRKARPRGVNGTDREGGWVHWRPVGRRERGLQCRSRNSGSHGGSGATGSHGGSGATGSHGGSGATGSHGGSGATGSHGGSGATGSHGGSGATGSHGGSGATGSHGGSGATGSHGGSGATGSHGGSGATGSHGGSGATGSHGGSGATGSHGGSGGLGDHGRSSGLGDHGRSGSVAGHSSSQAVEGRGRVRSPPASSPPSGIWPPPKKFLGNSTEAVAVSWVRSSGGAGRARSSGGAGRARSSGGAGRARSSGGAGRARSSGGAGRARSSGGAGRARSSGGAGRARSSVPASVAVSGRADCSGTAAGCSGTAAGCSGTASGPTAGSGKASGP is encoded by the exons atgggaagtggagtccaggaactgacaggaacagacagtgatcgtgacataacgccccccttccggaaggcgcgtcctcgcggcgtaaatggcacagatagggagggggggtgggtacattggagacctgttggcagacgggaacggggtctccaatgcaggtccaggaactcgggcagccacggcgggtcaggtgccacgggcagccacggcgggtcaggtgccacgggcagccacggcgggtcaggtgccacgggcagccacggcgggtcaggtgccacgggcagccacggcgggtcaggtgccacgggcagccacggcgggtcaggtgccacgggcagccacggcgggtcaggtgccacgggcagccacggcgggtcaggtgccacgggcagccacggcgggtcaggtgccacgggcagccacggcgggtcaggtgccacgggcagccacggcgggtcaggtgccacgggcagccacggcgggtcaggtgccacgggcagccacggcgggtcag gtggcttgggcgaccacggcaggtcaagtggcttgggcgaccacggcaggtcagggtccgtagctggccacagcagttcacaggcggttgaaggccgtgggcgtgtaaggtccccacccgcaagctccccaccctcaggtatatggccccctcccaaaaagttcttggggaattcaacggaggccgtggcggtttcgtgggtaaggagctcgggtggcgccggcagggcgaggagctcgggtggcgccggcagggcgaggagctcgggtggcgccggcagggcgaggagctcgggtggcgccggcagggcgaggagctcgggtggcgccggcagggcgaggagctcgggtggcgccggcagggcgaggagctcgggtggcgccggcagggcgaggagctcggtgCCGGCCTCCGTGGCtgtatcaggaagagcggattgctctgggacggcagcgggctgctctgggacggcagcgggctgctctgggacggcctccgggcctacagcgggctctgggaaggcctccgggccttga
- the wdr74 gene encoding WD repeat-containing protein 74 → MDAKSQICSIWLGSETGILKGVSISKKQAFNFCEMSCLSRDQEVCVMAWGDPHESEVLVGSVNGTVKTFSTDKGIFTATRECGDPSQGRFTGLAVTDSSLITCVESGLLKVWKEGSTDTVEVNVGNGICRMRQNPSQRHRVATGGKENLLKVWDLERPDKPIFTAKNVAHDWLDMRVPVWVRDIGFIPDSDKIVTCTGHHQVRVYDPSTSQRRPVMEAQFGEYPLTALSLPASQGTVVVGNTHGELAILDLRKGLVRGCLKGLAGAVRGLQCHPSLPLVASCGLDRFLRVHSLEDRSLQHKVYLKSRLNCVLLSSRELESSSPDVSGDVEEVKAEEDEVWDTMEKVTEKTKKRTAQKDETAVIGVDGKKKRKLVKK, encoded by the exons ATGGATGCTAAAAGTCAAATATGCTCAATATGGCTTGGATCCGAAACTGGAATATTAAAAG GGGTGAGTATCAGCAAAAAGCAGGCGTTTAACTTCTGTGAGATGAGCTGCTTGAGTCGGGATCAGGAGGTTTGTGTGATGGCATGGGGAGACCCTCACGAATCAGAG GTGTTAGTGGGCAGTGTGAACGGCACTGTGAAAACTTTCAGCACAGATAAGGGGATCTTCACGGCGACCAGAGAGTGTGGGGATCCTTCACAGGGCAGATTCACAGGACTTGCTGTCACTGACAG TTCTTTGATCACGTGTGTGGAGTCAGGACTGCTGAAGGTGTGGAAGGAAGGCAGTACAGACACA GTTGAGGTAAATGTTGGGAATGGAATTTGCAGAATGCGACAGAACCCGTCACAGCGCCATCGTGTGGCTACAGGGGGTAAAGAGAACCTGCTGAAAGTCTGGGATCTGGAGAGACCAGATAAGCCAATATTCACAGCCAAAAAT GTAGCCCATGACTGGTTGGATATGCGAGTGCCCGTGTGGGTGAGAGACATCGGCTTTATCCCAGATTCAGATAAAATAGTCACATGTACTGGACACCATCAG GTGCGCGTGTACGACCCCTCGACGTCTCAGAGGAGGCCGGTGATGGAGGCTCAGTTTGGAGAGTACCCGCTCACAGCGCTCTCTCTTCCTGCCAGCCAGGGCACAGTGGTCGTGGGCAACACTCACGGAGAGCTCGCCATCCTTGACCTCCGGAAAG GGCTTGTGCGTGGGTGTCTTAAGGGTCTGGCAGGGGCAGTGCGGGGGTTGCAGTGCCATCCTTCCCTCCCATTGGTGGCCTCTTGTGGTTTAGATCGTTTTCTTCGAGTACACAGCCTGGAGGACCGTTCCTTACAACACAAG GTATATCTGAAGTCACGACTCAATTGTGTGCTACTCTCTAGCAGAGAACTGGAG TCATCAAGTCCTGATGTTTCTGGAGATGTAGAGGAGGTGAAAGCAGAGGAGGATGAGGTTTGGGATACCATGGAAAAAGTGACGGAGAAGACAAAAAAGAGGACCGCCCAGAAAGACGAAACTGCAGTTATTGGAGTAGacggaaaaaagaaaagaaaactagTGAAAAAGTGA
- the cnih2 gene encoding protein cornichon homolog 2 — translation MAFTFAAFCYMLTLVLCAALIFFVIWQIIAFDELRTDFKNPIDQSNPTRARERILNIERICNLLRKLVVPEYSIHGLFCLMFMCAGEWVTLGLNIPLLLYHLWRFFHRPADGSEVMYDPVSVMNADILNYCQKESWCKLGFYLLSFFYYLYSMVYALVSF, via the exons ATGGCCTTCACCTTTGCGGCCTTTTGCTACATGTTAACACTCGTGTTATGCGCTGCTCTCATCTTCTTCGTCATCTGGCAG ATTATTGCGTTTGATGAACTGCGCACAGACTTCAAAAACCCCATCGATCAGAGCAACCCCACAAGAGCG AGGGAAAGAATATTGAACATCGAGAGAATCTGCAACCTCCTCCGAAAG CTGGTGGTACCAGAGTATTCCATCCACGGGCTGTTCTGTCTGATGTTCATGTGCGCAGGGGAGTGGGTAACTCTGGGCCTTAACATCCCCCTGCTGCTCTATCACCTCTGGAG GTTTTTCCACCGTCCTGCAGATGGGTCTGAGGTTATGTATGATCCAGTGAGTGTGATGAATGCAGACATTCTGAATTATTGCCAAAAAGAGTCCTGGTGCAAACTAGGCTTCTACCTTCTCTCCTTTTTCTACTATCTGTACAG TATGGTGTATGCTTTGGTCAGCTTCTAA